From a single Bacillus gobiensis genomic region:
- a CDS encoding YitT family protein, protein MKAIIKDVLCIIIGAFFVAASIHFFVIPNKLGDGSTIGIALVLYYLFHIPASISTFVINLIFIALACKFLSKRKILYTILGTVMTSVFLSVVSFIPFAVHDMILGIVFGAVLMGAGLALIFIADGSAGGTTLLAYLLNYTKGYNISKSMFYMDSVIIFAAVFAIGINNMLYTFIFVFLCAKIVDLVIEGFHNKKALTIMSDKYEEIAQVITRKYGNAATIFYGYGYYVNKDKRIIYVVIKKNELLKIKKHIQQIDPKSFIVIHEVKEAVGGKFGFSGLPSVSNER, encoded by the coding sequence ATGAAAGCAATTATTAAAGATGTACTTTGCATTATAATAGGAGCCTTTTTTGTTGCTGCATCGATTCATTTCTTTGTGATACCAAATAAATTAGGAGACGGAAGTACGATTGGTATCGCTTTGGTTTTATATTATTTATTTCATATTCCTGCGAGTATCAGCACATTTGTCATTAATCTTATTTTTATTGCCCTGGCCTGCAAATTTTTAAGTAAACGGAAGATTCTTTATACGATACTGGGCACGGTAATGACCTCTGTTTTCCTTAGTGTCGTAAGTTTTATTCCGTTTGCCGTTCACGACATGATTTTAGGAATTGTGTTTGGTGCTGTGTTAATGGGAGCAGGATTAGCTCTTATTTTCATTGCTGATGGATCAGCTGGCGGAACGACCCTTTTGGCTTATTTATTAAATTATACAAAAGGCTACAACATCTCAAAAAGCATGTTCTATATGGACAGCGTCATTATTTTCGCTGCCGTATTTGCCATTGGTATCAATAACATGTTGTATACGTTTATCTTTGTGTTTTTGTGTGCCAAAATAGTTGATTTAGTCATTGAGGGTTTCCACAATAAGAAAGCACTCACCATAATGTCTGATAAATATGAAGAAATTGCCCAAGTCATTACTCGGAAATACGGAAATGCCGCTACCATTTTTTACGGCTACGGATACTATGTTAATAAAGACAAACGAATTATCTACGTTGTAATTAAAAAGAACGAGCTGTTGAAAATCAAAAAGCATATACAACAAATCGATCCCAAATCTTTTATTGTCATCCACGAGGTAAAAGAAGCGGTAGGAGGGAAATTCGGTTTTTCGGGTTTGCCTTCTGTTAGTAATGAGAGGTAG
- a CDS encoding peptidoglycan-binding domain-containing protein: MKVEAPKTGVKDAATSNPEKVLRKSSKGAAVKELQKKLIAAGFKLPKYGADGDYGNEVVDTVKVFQKAVGITADGIYGPVTDSKLENYKKSVKKKTSRSSVVPYPGHLIKRGFCGKDMERIQRAVGVVADGIYGPATERAVKAYQKRHSLAADGIVGPDTWNVMF; encoded by the coding sequence GTGAAAGTCGAAGCTCCTAAAACCGGAGTTAAAGATGCCGCAACTTCTAATCCTGAAAAAGTGCTAAGAAAAAGCTCTAAAGGTGCAGCAGTCAAAGAATTGCAGAAAAAACTAATTGCGGCAGGTTTCAAATTGCCTAAATACGGAGCTGATGGTGACTATGGAAATGAAGTGGTTGATACCGTTAAAGTATTCCAGAAAGCCGTAGGTATCACTGCTGACGGCATTTATGGACCTGTTACTGATAGCAAGCTCGAAAACTACAAAAAGTCTGTGAAAAAGAAAACTTCCCGATCCTCAGTCGTTCCTTACCCTGGGCACCTTATTAAACGTGGTTTCTGCGGCAAAGATATGGAACGGATCCAGCGAGCTGTAGGTGTTGTAGCAGACGGTATTTACGGTCCTGCAACCGAACGTGCAGTTAAAGCTTATCAAAAACGGCATAGTTTAGCTGCTGATGGTATTGTCGGACCGGATACTTGGAATGTAATGTTTTAA
- a CDS encoding helix-turn-helix domain-containing protein: protein MNSNLGDLIRRLRKEKKMTLKEVSEKTDLSISFLSQVERSLCSITLLSLRKISEALGVSPSYFFPDTIQTDKNMIRRATDKQVKHKSSFTYSDLSGDVSNPLFVPILVTLLPGDKKGTPFSHDGQEFIYVVDGTMTIIFDDIEYDLYPGDSIHIDSTRPHNWFNNTDKPANFIYVSAAASRD from the coding sequence ATGAATTCAAATTTAGGGGATTTAATAAGAAGACTCCGTAAAGAGAAAAAAATGACATTGAAGGAAGTCTCCGAAAAAACGGATTTATCTATAAGCTTCTTATCCCAAGTAGAACGTTCTCTCTGTTCCATTACGTTACTCTCCCTGCGAAAAATATCTGAAGCTCTTGGTGTTAGTCCAAGTTATTTCTTTCCTGACACAATACAAACTGATAAAAATATGATCAGACGAGCAACTGATAAACAAGTAAAACATAAGTCATCCTTTACTTATTCAGATCTATCTGGTGATGTATCAAATCCCTTGTTTGTGCCAATTCTAGTTACCTTATTACCCGGAGATAAAAAAGGCACACCTTTTTCTCATGATGGCCAAGAATTTATTTATGTTGTCGATGGCACCATGACTATCATTTTTGATGATATTGAATACGACCTTTACCCCGGGGATAGCATTCATATAGATTCAACCAGACCTCACAACTGGTTTAACAACACGGACAAACCTGCTAACTTTATATATGTTAGTGCAGCTGCCTCTCGTGATTGA
- a CDS encoding phage holin family protein, producing MKHNTDTLWVAITGGGVSSIAYLLGGIDNLLIAFVIILTLDYVTGVTAAFYDKKVSSKSAFKGLMKKGAMFSLVIVATQLDIILGNEGKFVRYAILMFLIGTEGISLIENLGRLDIKVPKFLSDRFSQLKDDNEEEKDKIGK from the coding sequence ATGAAACATAACACAGATACATTATGGGTTGCTATTACGGGCGGTGGAGTTTCTTCCATCGCCTATTTGCTTGGGGGCATTGATAATTTGCTAATTGCTTTTGTGATCATTTTGACATTGGACTATGTAACAGGTGTGACTGCAGCATTCTACGACAAAAAGGTTTCTTCAAAATCAGCTTTCAAAGGATTGATGAAAAAAGGAGCAATGTTTTCCTTGGTCATCGTGGCCACGCAGTTAGACATTATTTTAGGCAATGAAGGAAAGTTCGTTAGATATGCTATTTTGATGTTTTTAATAGGAACAGAAGGCATTTCTTTGATTGAAAACCTTGGTCGATTGGACATCAAAGTCCCTAAATTCCTTTCGGATCGATTCAGTCAATTGAAAGATGACAATGAAGAAGAAAAAGATAAAATCGGGAAATAA